From a single Labrenzia sp. PHM005 genomic region:
- a CDS encoding L-histidine N(alpha)-methyltransferase, with product MEICSQIAQTASARPFTYVELGPEPIKTAYILKTLQEMNVKIDQYIAVDINPKSAEHMRPVLEQVLNGTPLTFVTSAFEEFQMPELQVGSETPALITMLGFQEGNDDPSVVNEWLRTIARPGDYLLAESQLLIQSHQDRISCFYSHPAMLRFSRIAFEKAICTKTPSLNRFFLLPVQFHDGQIAQAAILAEEYATTTRQRNLHVSNFCLKLTPEQYRHYRALNGHFKILCEATSGDETLHFQLSRRN from the coding sequence TTGGAGATTTGTTCCCAAATCGCCCAAACGGCAAGCGCCCGGCCATTCACCTATGTTGAACTTGGACCTGAACCAATCAAGACCGCTTACATACTGAAAACGCTACAAGAAATGAACGTTAAGATCGATCAGTATATTGCGGTCGATATCAATCCAAAATCCGCTGAGCATATGAGGCCGGTCTTAGAGCAGGTTCTTAATGGAACGCCTCTGACATTTGTTACCAGTGCCTTTGAAGAGTTCCAGATGCCAGAACTTCAAGTTGGGTCTGAAACCCCAGCGCTGATTACCATGCTTGGATTTCAGGAAGGCAATGATGATCCATCAGTCGTGAATGAATGGCTCCGGACAATCGCACGGCCAGGTGATTATCTCTTGGCCGAAAGCCAACTACTCATACAGTCACATCAAGACCGGATAAGCTGTTTTTACAGTCATCCCGCCATGTTGAGGTTTTCCCGAATCGCATTTGAAAAAGCGATCTGCACAAAAACCCCAAGTCTGAATCGTTTCTTTTTATTGCCTGTCCAATTTCATGATGGCCAAATAGCCCAAGCCGCTATTTTGGCGGAAGAATACGCAACCACAACCAGACAAAGAAACTTGCACGTTTCCAACTTTTGCCTGAAGCTGACACCTGAACAGTACCGTCACTACCGGGCGCTAAACGGCCATTTTAAAATCCTTTGCGAGGCGACAAGCGGTGACG